In the Dethiosulfovibrio peptidovorans genome, one interval contains:
- a CDS encoding IclR family transcriptional regulator has protein sequence MIGVGKNVSGTVQSVERALAILELLDGRGELAINDIARALRLERSTAYRLVYTLKHLGYVTQNRSSHTYANSFKLFEIGNNVVKRLGLRKQAQPFMRELSEKTGEAINLAIMDGKHVVYIDKIDSVSTFKIDLTIGRKMPAYCTGLGKALLACMDDSAVVDLLAQDPFVQHTENTISDMESLLADLRETRERGYAVDRGEFVDGLLCFAVPIRGYNGAAVAAVSVALLAFRSAGKQKKIDTVVRCLRDVAHRFSLDLGYTGNSQ, from the coding sequence ATGATTGGTGTGGGAAAGAACGTTTCCGGTACTGTCCAGTCTGTTGAACGAGCTTTAGCGATCTTGGAGCTTTTAGACGGAAGAGGCGAGTTGGCGATCAACGACATCGCCCGGGCTCTCCGTCTGGAGCGCAGCACAGCGTATCGTCTGGTCTACACGCTGAAACACCTGGGATACGTCACTCAGAACAGATCAAGCCATACCTATGCCAACAGCTTTAAGCTGTTTGAGATCGGGAACAACGTGGTCAAGCGGCTGGGGCTTCGGAAACAGGCACAGCCCTTTATGAGAGAACTCTCGGAAAAGACAGGGGAAGCCATTAACCTGGCCATCATGGACGGGAAGCACGTGGTCTACATAGACAAGATCGACAGTGTCTCCACCTTCAAGATTGACCTGACCATAGGGAGAAAGATGCCCGCCTACTGCACCGGACTGGGAAAGGCCTTGCTCGCCTGTATGGATGATTCTGCCGTCGTCGATCTTCTGGCCCAAGACCCTTTTGTGCAACACACGGAGAACACAATTTCCGATATGGAATCCCTCCTGGCTGATTTGAGGGAAACCAGAGAGCGTGGCTACGCTGTGGACAGAGGTGAATTCGTCGATGGACTTCTCTGTTTCGCCGTGCCTATACGGGGCTATAATGGCGCAGCCGTCGCGGCTGTCAGTGTAGCTCTCTTGGCGTTTCGAAGTGCAGGAAAGCAGAAGAAAATCGATACCGTCGTTCGTTGTTTACGGGACGTCGCCCACCGCTTCTCCCTCGATCTGGGGTATACAGGAAACTCTCAGTAA